Genomic segment of Apium graveolens cultivar Ventura chromosome 7, ASM990537v1, whole genome shotgun sequence:
CACTTTCCTTCATATTTAGTGAATCAAATTCACCTCTTAGAGCTTGAAGCCTTACCATTTTGACTTTTTCTTCACCCTTGTATGCCTTGTTGAGGATGTCCCATGCCTCCTTTGATGTTGACGCCGTTGAAATCCTCTCAAAAATTACTTCATCCACCGCTTGATAAATAAAGTAGAGAGCCTTTTTGTCTTTCTTTCGATTCTCCTTCAAAGTGTTTAATTGTTGTGTTGAGAGATTTGTTTGATTCTCCGGTTCTTCATATCCATTCTCCACAATTTCCCAAAGATCTTGAGAGCCATATAAAACCTTCATTTGGATGCTCCATTGGTTGTAATTCTTTCCCGTCAAACGAGGAAGTTGAGGTTGCAACATGTTGTTGTTGGAAGCCATCTCTTAACCTTGCTCTTGATACCACTTTGTAGGAATTTAAGTGTATAACAATGTTGGAGATTAAAGAGAAGAAACTTGTTCTCAATAATCCACACAACTTACTCACACAAAAGAAATATAATAAACTCACAAAAGTATTTCACTCAAATGATTTGATAAACTTTTTTATGATAACAAAGCTTGGAAGATTGTCCTATTTATAGGACTACATGGAACCTCCTAGAAAGTTTCTAGTACATGCACCTTAATAAATTTAGTAACTCTCTAGGAACATGAAAAGCAAAGAGACATGAACTCAAAAGACAAGAGCTCAAAGGACTTGAACTCAAAAGACTAAAGTAGATATTTCAAGAACATTCTagataattaatattataaaataagtttAGCTTATATTATTTTAACAGGCTCCTGATCAATGTTGGGAACTCCTTGTGCAACCGGGACTATTTGATTAACTTCGCCCACATGCATCGGAGAATAAGTATCAATAATGTTGGGAACTCCTTCTGTAACTTGCATTATCTGATTAACTTCGCCCATAAGCATTGAAGAATCAGTATCATATTGATTAGATGCTTCTGTTAGATTAACAGGGTACTCGCTTGCATTATCATCACCTCGCTTAATAATCTCGCATATCACATAGTCTAGAACAGATTCTGGTAACCctagtttttttaaaaatttattatccATAGTATACTCATACATGCACCACTTATCATCACTTTCAACATTACCACTCACCTTCTTGTCAATTTTGTAAGTAAAAGCTCCTCTACTTCCAAGAACCTCATTACTCCTCTTGTTCTTAATCTTTTTATTACTCTGACCAACCCAAGTGCCACGACCCGCTCTTCTCGAAACACGCTTACCGTTCTTGGACAACTTAGTGAACACGTAAATAGTCTTCTTCTTGTCGGATGATGCTGACTGCCAGAAGAGGTCATCATCTCTGAAAACTTCGAATGGCGTCGAGGCTCCGTAAACATCAGCTTCTTTGATGATACGATCGCAGGGGAGTGGTTGTTTTTGGATCATAGGGATGAGATATTGGAGCAAAACTTCGTGTAGTGAAGGAGCAAAACGAAACCCTACCTTTAGTCCTTTGCAAATGTCACATTCCTCTCTGTCCATTGTGGGGATTCTGCTGTTAATGATTTGCTAATCATGATTATCAATGTTTATACAGTAACTGGGCTGATTTAAGAACTCCACGTCAACACGGAGATGGTCCGAATTTAATTGGTCAAGCTGAAATAATATTGCAAAAAATTCCTATAAAAATATAGATATCTATCATCATCTTTTTATTTTAAGAGAGTGtcgattttataaaatagttaaGATAAGGAAAATGTTAAATTTATTGTGGTTATTTAAGATTCAAAGCAAAAAAactataaaaaaattaaattgtCCTCCTGAATGCATAAAATATATATGCACACAGATCTTTGTTATTATCCGCAAAATTAGTAACTAGATATTTGACGGTCCCCATTTGGTAAAAAAAcgagaaaaaaattattttttgacaTTTTCCTATTAAAGGCATAAAATGAAATTGTGATAGTGAAAGTGAGTCAAATTGATCGAGTTTAACACCAGAACGTATTacttataatttttaaaaattttaaatcaGGTCGGGGCAAATAATTTTTGAGACACCTGCGAAAACTCAAAATCGGGTCTTGATTTATACCTATATGTTATTTCacttaaaacaagtttttctaaaCAAAATACacaattaaaaaatattataaataaaaatcagctaagataatttattttagaaaaaattaatTAGTAACAAAATGTATTAAAATACTTTCAACATCAACTTTACTCTTTACCATATATTTTCATTGACATGTGTCACGCCACCCGTAATCTTGACCTAATACAATCAGTTCATGTTTTTCCCATTGTCGCATATTTTGCGTAGAGCTGTAATTTGAGACGAACTTAATTCAAACTCGTTTAAGTGAATTTCATTCAAAATATTTAGTTAAACGAACTGATTTCGTGCAGAGGTTCCGGCTCATTTGATTAAACAATATGACTCGACTTGTAAAATTAAATTATCCGAATTTGGTATAGTTTTAGACTTAATTAAGTTTAAAATTAAACGAGCCGATTCGCCTAATTCGTTAAAATTGGCTCATTTAACTGAATGAACCGGCTCGGCTCGACTCAACTCATATAATTAAAAATATCGATTTTGGATACAAGGTCAAACTCAACTAATTAAACGTGTGGGATCAACTCAATTAAACTCGACCTAAACTATACTCAGCTCAAAATTCGGCTCGTTTGACCGAATTAGAGCCTAACTCAATTTGTTTGTTTTGCTATTCTTATCATCCAATGGGTAAACCCCCAAATACTTAGTTTCCTCAGTTGTCAAGAAGATATGAAATTGACA
This window contains:
- the LOC141674034 gene encoding NAC domain-containing protein JA2-like, with translation MDREECDICKGLKVGFRFAPSLHEVLLQYLIPMIQKQPLPCDRIIKEADVYGASTPFEVFRDDDLFWQSASSDKKKTIYVFTKLSKNGKRVSRRAGRGTWVGQSNKKIKNKRSNEVLGSRGAFTYKIDKKVSGNVESDDKWCMYEYTMDNKFLKKLGLPESVLDYVICEIIKRGDDNASEYPVNLTEASNQYDTDSSMLMGEVNQIMQVTEGVPNIIDTYSPMHVGEVNQIVPVAQGVPNIDQEPVKII